A part of Aegilops tauschii subsp. strangulata cultivar AL8/78 chromosome 2, Aet v6.0, whole genome shotgun sequence genomic DNA contains:
- the LOC141041147 gene encoding uncharacterized protein — MQNEPHRQMSILDKWHHLSKRSRKFMKGWGANVGRDLRVQKALLLEEIRSLDLRVDTSGISAEEWPHRYNLEDSLMDIYSKEEEYWCQRGSMNWVLFGDANTAYFQAIANGRRRRCSIPLLWAGAQLLQDPPAIRAHVDGFYKSLFVGQPRGGAPLADHIWSSSQQVSPAENAPLLALFDATEVETFVKAMNPTLAPGPDGLPVRFFQASWPMVKDIILDLFLELSRGTLDVSRLNYGIISLIPKVPGAADIR, encoded by the coding sequence ATGCAGAACGAGCCTCATAGGCAGATGTCCATACTTGACAAGTGGCATCACTTGTCCAAGCGCTCCAGGAAATTCATGAAGGGTTGGGGAGCCAATGTTGGGAGGGACCTTCGGGTCCAGAAGGCTCTCCTTCTTGAGGAGATCCGCTCCCTTGACCTTCGCGTAGACACGTCAGGCATCTCAGCGGAAGAGTGGCCGCATAGATACAACCTCGAGGACTCTCTTATGGACATCTACTCTAAGGAAGAGGAATATTGGTGCCAGCGCGGATCTATGAACTGGGTATTGTTTGGCGATGCCAACACGGCTTACTTCCAGGCCATTGCTAATGGCAGGCGTAGACGCTGCTCCATTCCCCTTCTATGGGCGGGAGCCCAGCTACTCCAGGACCCCCCGGCAATCCGGGCCCATGTGGATGGATTCTATAAATCGCTCTTTGTCGGGCAGCCTCGGGGTGGGGCCCCTCTAGCGGACCACATTTGGTCGTCTAGCCAGCAAGTCTCCCCTGCGGAGAATGCCCCTCTCCTCGCTCTTTTCGACGCCACGGAAGTGGAGACATTTGTGAAAGCAATGAACCCGACCTTAGCCCCGGGTCCGGATGGTTTGCCGGTCCGTTTCTTCCAGGCTTCCTGGCCGATGGTCAAGGATATCATCCTTGATCTGTTCCTTGAGCTCTCTCGAGGAACTTTAGACGTCTCCCGGCTCAACTACGGGATCATCTCCCTCATCCCGAAGGTCCCGGGAGCTGCTGACATTCGCTAA
- the LOC141041148 gene encoding uncharacterized protein, producing the protein MATWVIVSVYGPADHARSVDFLGEITTLVGAKRAANMLFVVGGDFNLIRSGADKNNGNIDWARVSLFNNAIAAAALREIARTGARYTWTNKQRAPVRCVLDRVFCSSDWEALFPLCTLVAETRIGSDHVPLILSSGEDSRRRSGRFFFETAWFEHEGFCQMVTNRWTLIGNQVGCQRGPVEFWSSAAAALRAFLRGWGANHGSESKRERERIVEEIARIDAQADVRPFSGDEWEHRYSLENQVLAILRAEEEYWRRRGGVKWVVKGDANTSYFHAYANGRKRKSTILRLQSEHGTLVSQSEIVKHIFVFLSSCWEQPKRKV; encoded by the coding sequence ATGGCTACTTGGGTGATTGTCAGTGTATACGGGCCGGCGGACCACGCGAGGTCTGTAGATTTCTTGGGGGAAATCACAACCTTGGTCGGGGCCAAACGAGCGGCCAACATGCTGTTTGTTGTGGGCGGGGACTTTAACTTGATCCGCTCGGGGGCGGACAAGAACAATGGCAACATAGACTGGGCTAGGGTGTCCCTTTTCAACAATGCAATTGCGGCCGCTGCTCTTAGGGAAATTGCGCGGACAGGTGCAAGATATACATGGACTAACAAACAGCGGGCTCCAGTTCGGTGTGTTCTCGACCGAGTTTTTTGTTCAAGCGACTGGGAGGCCCTGTTCCCCCTTTGTACCTTAGTGGCCGAGACGCGCATTGGTTCAGATCATGTCCCTCTAATTCTGTCGTCAGGGGAGGACAGTAGGCGTCGCAGTGGTAGATTTTTCTTCGAGACGGCGTGGTTCGAACACGAGGGTTTCTGTCAAATGGTCACGAACCGTTGGACCTTGATTGGTAACCAGGTGGGGTGCCAACGAGGACCAGTAGAGTTCTGGTCCTCTGCGGCTGCGGCTTTGCGGGCTTTCCTCAGGGGATGGGGGGCCAACCATGGCAGCGAGTCCAAAAGGGAAAGGGAACGCATTGTGGAAGAAATCGCGCGTATTGACGCGCAGGCGGATGTTAGACCTTTCTCTGGCGACGAATGGGAGCACCGCTACTCCCTGGAAAACCAGGTCTTGGCTATCCTTAGAGCGGAGGAGGAGTACTGGCGTCGTAGGGGCGGCGTCAAGTGGGTCGTGAAAGGTGACGCCAACACCAGCTACTTCCACGCGTACGCCAATGGCCGTAAACGCAAGAGTACCATCCTAAGACTCCAGTCGGAGCATGGGACTCTGGTTTCCCAATCTGAAATCGTTAAGCACATCTTCGTTTTTTTGTCGAGCTGTTGGGAACAGCCGAAGCGAAAGGTTTAA
- the LOC109759222 gene encoding low-specificity L-threonine aldolase 1, which yields MVTKVVDLRSDTVTKPSEAMRAAMAAAEVDDDVLGADPTAQRFEAEMARIMGKEAALFVPSGTMGNLVSVLAHCDTRGSEVILGDNSHIHIYENGGIATLGGVHPRTVPNNPDGTMDVDKIVAAIRHRDGAMYYPTTRLICLENTHGNTGGKCLSVEYTDKVGEVAQSHGLKLHIDGARIFNASVALGVPVHRLVRAADSVSVCLSKGLGAPVGSVIVGSKDFIYKAKILRKTLGGGMRQVGILCAAAYVAVRDTVGKLADDHTKAKVLADGLKKIKQFTVDLTSVETNMVFFDIADPHITPDKLCQVLEQRNVLAMPASSKSVRLVTHYQISDSDVQYTLTCIEKAVEEILSGNAKFERLTNGTTTNSYGH from the exons ATGGTGACCAAGGTGGTGGACCTCCGCTCCGACACGGTCACCAAGCCATCCGAGGCCATGCGCGCCGCCATGGCCGCGGcggaggtggacgacgacgtccTCGGCGCGGACCCGACCGCGCAGCGCTTCGAGGCGGAGATGGCCAGGATCATGGGCAAGGAGGCGGCCCTGTTCGTGCCGTCGGGCACCATGGGCAACCTCGTCTCCGTCCTCGCGCACTGCGACACCAGGGGCAGCGAGGTCATCCTCGGGGACAACTCCCACATCCACATCTACGAGAACGGGGGCATCGCCACCCTCGGCGGCGTCCACCCCAGGACCGTGCCCAACAATCCCGACGGCACCATGGACGTCGACAAGATCGTTGCCGCCATCAGGCATCGGGACGGGGCCATGTATTATCCCACCACCAGGCTCATCTGCTTGGAGAACACACACGGAAA CACTGGTGGGAAGTGTCTGTCTGTAGAGTACACCGACAAGGTTGGTGAGGTTGCTCAAAGCCATGGCTTGAAGCTTCATATCGACGGAGCTCGTATTTTTAACGCTTCCGTG GCACTCGGCGTTCCTGTTCATAGACTTGTGAGAGCCGCTGATTCAGTTTCG GTATGCCTATCGAAAGGTTTAGGTGCTCCTGTTGGATCAGTTATTGTTGGTTCGAAGGACTTCATATACAAG GCTAAGATTCTTAGGAAGACACTAGGTGGTGGAATGAGGCAGGTTGGAATTCTCTGTGCTGCTGCCTATGTTGCGGTTCGCGACACGGTAGGCAAGCTTGCCGATGACCATACGAAGGCTAAAGTTTTAGCAG ATGGACTGAAGAAAATCAAACAGTTTACAGTCGATCTAACTTCAGTGGAGACCAATATG GTATTCTTTGATATTGCGGATCCACACATAACGCCTGACAAACTGTGTCAAGTCCTGGAACAGCGCAATGTGCTTGCAATGCCAGCAAGCTCCAAGAG CGTCAGACTTGTCACCCACTACCAAATTTCAGACAGCGACGTCCAGTATACTTTGACCTGCATCGAG AAAGCCGTGGAGGAAATACTGTCGGGCAACGCCAAATTCGAGCGCCTGACAAACGGCACCACCACGAATTCATATGGGCACTAG